AATAAAAGAGGAACTATTACCTTTGGAAAGTAGCACATTGTGacagccagctgcagcagcacaccGCAGAATGGTGCCCAGGTTGCCAGGATCACGGATGTTGTCGCAAATCAAAGACAGTGGCACTGCCTGATCTCTGTGTTCCTTGGGAAACGCAAGCTCGCCCACATCTGGTCTTGAAAATATAGCTGAAAAGCAACATTTAGAGTCAATACAAGATCAACATTAACGATTCCAATCCAGTTAAAAGTTCAACAGGAGTCTGTAGAAGAGGTGGCAATTGAACCTATGACTCCTTGTGGGGCGATGAGCTCAGACCATTTCTTCACATCTTCAAACTTGACTTTAATAACGTTTGTTCGCTTCAGTTTGTCCAAAGGCAGCTCGCGGAGGCGCTGGAAAGAGCTGAAGAATAAGGTCTGGGGCCTGGCTCCGGCTTCCAGAGCATCACATATTAGACGTTTCCCCTCGAGCAGAATCTTGCCTTGATTCTCCCGGTACGCTTTGGAGCGTGCAACAGTGACCAGTTTCCTGGAGGATGACATTAACGATTACTTCACAACATAAAGAGTTCGTTTGAGCTTTGATGCAAGAGTTCATATTGACTTCATTTCAATACAGCACGTGGTGTGGTTCAATCCCGAATCATACAATGGATGGACCCCACCACGTGCGTTGCATGAACGTTGCATTTGCAAGGCCAAGAGCATGTCCGCATTTGGAAAGTAGAGTAGACCCACCATTAATGTTAGCAAAGACAGATTTTGTACTCAGTCTCTCTTCTGTGACTGGACAAAATAGTCTCAGACACTGAGGTTAGAGAAGCTGAGCGTTAATCTTGCATGGTGTCTGACTGACGTTACTATCGAACTGAGTAACACAGAATTCGTCCATGCTTAAAAATGCACGTTTACCACTGCCATCTGTAATAAAATgcatgctaaataaataaatatcaatatAGTGTTAGAAACCTGGCAATGTCATACCGTAAATTGTACAGCAGAGTCCATACTAACATTATGCTATAGTAATGTTAGTTAAACAATGACCTAGCCTTAGCCAAGGTTAAAGAACTTACGATAACCGTTTATCATCGGGCAGGGCTTTCTCGAACCGCAATCCATCTATTAGCTCGACCTTGTTCGAAGGTCGGGATTCATCACTTATTTTAGGTTCCGTGGCCTTGGACAGGGCCGTTGTTCTGGCATGAAGCCCCAGTTTTGAGCCGTTTTCAATAGCAtcttttttggttttcttcGCATTTAACGCAGCTCTTGGATGACCAGGCGTTTGATTAGATTTAGCCAGTGTTTCTTCTTTTCCATCTGGATAGATCACTTTTACAGGATTTCTTCTTAATCCTCGCACATATCGCTTAGCATTAACTACAGGACTACTATATCCAGTCTCTAAGAATGAACTTTGTCCGAATCTAATCACAGCATGGCCAATTCTCATGCATGCCGCCATTTTTGTTTCCCATGAATGTCCACGTGACCTTGTCAAGTAGACAACGCCACATCTGTCAGTGTAGAGGGGTGTTTTGGTTTTGAACAATTGAATGCCAATTTAAAAAAGCAGAAACGTTTAGACCTCAAGTTTTGTATGTATATGATTAATATTTGAGATACGAAAATAAATATATTCGATTCCTCAATTGCTGTACACGTCTTTGGATTGATTATGCACACGTTTATTATTTCCAGAAAGTGGTTTTGCCTGAACTAATTGATAACAGAGTAAGCGATTTGTAAGGTTGTAAAGTCGATTCAGCGACAGTGGTTAGAGAGATCAGCATTGACAGAATATAGATATGTCACTAAGGCGAGCTTTACATTTCGTCTTTAAAGTAGGCGATAGAGGTAAAACCGCTACGTTCTATCGTGAAGTTCTTGGTATGAAGGTAAGATTGCAGTTTTACTGCACATGTGATAAAATTGCAGGCCTGTCTACAGTAATCTTGGTTTCATTCATTGTAGTCCCATTCCATAACAATAAATCTGCATCTTTGTTTGCAGAGTTGCTCATGAACATTAACCGTATTTTTAATGAAGCCTTGTGTGTTAAAGTGTTGGCGTTGTGCTTGCTTACTTCAGATCTTACGTCATGAAGAATTTGAAGAAGGCTGCAAAGCAACGTGTAATGGGTAAGTCGCTTTTAAAAACGTTTGCTGTTAGTGATTTCTGGATTAAAGGCCTATGCAGTCAGCtgcttttgtcttgttttgcagACCATATGATGGAAAATGGAGCAAAACAATGGTGGGCTTTGGGCCGGAGGACGAGCACTTTGTGGCAGAGCTGACATACAATTATGGAGTTGGAGAATACAGACTTGGCAATGACTTTCTGGTGAGCTTGTCATTTTATCTTGATGATTTGCTACATTTTAGAAATAATGTAGAACCCAAGTATTCCGCAACAGCCATGAACTTCCCCTAATTTCGCAACACCGGTGTTTACTATATGTTCACTTAGTTAACTGTTTATTTCATAGGGTCTCACCCTTCAGTCCAGCAAAGCTGTGAGTAACGCCAAAAGGCTAGGATGGCCTTTAAAAGAGGTTGGCGAAGCTCTCTATCTGGCAGAGGCACCGGGTGGATATCACTTTTACTTATTGGATAAGGAGCAACCTCAAAGTGGTGAGGACTCATACATAACTCAAACTTCAGGGAGGAGAGCCCCTTACAGTGGTTGAAGattgtaggttttttttttaaatgttatgtTGAAAATAAGCGTGAACATTTGCATTGATGTTCCTCTCGGTTTGCAGATCCAGTTCAGAAAGTGTCCTTAGCTGTTTCAGACCTGCAGAAGTCAGTACATTACTGGTCCTCTCTCCTGGGCATGAGTGTGATGGAGAAAGATGAGGCCAAGAAGACTGTGTTGATGGGCTTTGGAGATGATCAGGTCAGTTTATGGGACGTGTTTTATTCACAGTGAAGAAATATTGACAAATATACAAAGGAAGTTCTTCCAGTTTTTAACTACCTCCATTGGAGGTACTGTAGCCCATATTGTTATGGTCATGCATCGAGGAATGTGACATGAACTATTGAAAGTTGTTGTTTCAGAAGCTATTGTTAAAGTCTTTCATTTTCATATGGAGTGCTGTTGATTCAATCTTCTAGTGTAAATTGGAGCTGCGAGACATTGGCGGAGCAGTCGACCATGGCACAGCTTTTGGCAGAATAGCGTTCTCATGCCCACGTGAACAGGTGAGACAGGACACCTCCACATTCTATATTTTGTAGGTATACTAAAATATTACATTTCTTCAAAGGTATTTCATATTCCACAGTTTTGCAAATATGTGCTGGAGTTTTTTGTATGGATTGGGAAGTCACTGTTGCTTTTACTTTAGTAACATTGATAAGAAATCACAATGTGGTGAAATGACACATGCATAAAATAATTTGGGACTGATAATAACTAAAACTCTTTACAATTAGCTTCCTGATATTGAAGCTTGTATGAAGAAAGAGAACCAGAAAATTCCCACTCCGCTGGTTAGTTTGGACACGCCAGGAAAGGCTACTGTAGAGGTTGTGATTTTGGCTGATCCGGTAAGTCTATTAATTTGCTATGAAATTGTTTTacatttattgttattattatt
The Sardina pilchardus chromosome 13, fSarPil1.1, whole genome shotgun sequence genome window above contains:
- the glod4 gene encoding glyoxalase domain-containing protein 4 — its product is MSLRRALHFVFKVGDRGKTATFYREVLGMKILRHEEFEEGCKATCNGPYDGKWSKTMVGFGPEDEHFVAELTYNYGVGEYRLGNDFLGLTLQSSKAVSNAKRLGWPLKEVGEALYLAEAPGGYHFYLLDKEQPQSDPVQKVSLAVSDLQKSVHYWSSLLGMSVMEKDEAKKTVLMGFGDDQCKLELRDIGGAVDHGTAFGRIAFSCPREQLPDIEACMKKENQKIPTPLVSLDTPGKATVEVVILADPDGHEICFVGDEAFRQLSTMDIKGNDLLDKAMADDKSDEWFAKHNKQKAAA
- the mrm3a gene encoding rRNA methyltransferase 3A, mitochondrial: MAACMRIGHAVIRFGQSSFLETGYSSPVVNAKRYVRGLRRNPVKVIYPDGKEETLAKSNQTPGHPRAALNAKKTKKDAIENGSKLGLHARTTALSKATEPKISDESRPSNKVELIDGLRFEKALPDDKRLSKLVTVARSKAYRENQGKILLEGKRLICDALEAGARPQTLFFSSFQRLRELPLDKLKRTNVIKVKFEDVKKWSELIAPQGVIAIFSRPDVGELAFPKEHRDQAVPLSLICDNIRDPGNLGTILRCAAAAGCHNVLLSKGCVDVWEPKVLRAAMGAHFRLPIFPGLTWEELSDHLPRDVTVHVADNHSSPIRDVDAPSSLTKPSDYGWVSSRREKKQQHSSQDFSDSDSESDTDSDHEVDEVPRVEPKLYHDSWAQRRTALVIGGETRGLSLESLRLAQQTDGRRLFVPLAHGVDSLNSAMAASILLFEGRRQLLKLLQRSGKRVRN